A single genomic interval of Dyella sp. GSA-30 harbors:
- a CDS encoding dihydrofolate reductase family protein: MKASVFVGTSLDGFIARVDGALDFLPPGGGEPHGYDEFMATVDALVIGRNTYETVLAFDPWPYGKKRVFVLTTGTLAAAPPGAIVEPMSGDPNDIVSQLSSRGIGHIYVDGGITIQQFLQAGLIQRLIVTRVPVLIGSGIPLFGPLQQDVALKHVATRQYASGLVQSEYDIA; this comes from the coding sequence ATGAAAGCATCCGTTTTTGTCGGCACCAGTCTCGATGGTTTTATCGCCCGCGTCGATGGGGCTCTCGATTTTCTCCCGCCGGGCGGCGGCGAACCGCACGGCTACGACGAGTTCATGGCGACGGTGGATGCCTTGGTCATCGGCCGCAATACCTACGAGACGGTACTGGCTTTTGATCCGTGGCCGTACGGGAAGAAACGCGTTTTCGTGCTCACTACCGGCACGCTTGCGGCCGCTCCACCGGGTGCGATCGTAGAGCCTATGTCGGGCGATCCCAACGACATCGTGTCGCAGCTTTCCAGTCGCGGCATCGGGCATATCTACGTGGATGGTGGCATCACCATTCAGCAGTTTCTCCAGGCCGGACTCATCCAGCGCCTTATCGTTACGCGTGTTCCGGTACTCATCGGTTCGGGCATCCCACTCTTTGGCCCGCTGCAACAGGACGTGGCGCTCAAACATGTCGCGACACGTCAGTACGCCAGCGGGCTGGTTCAGAGCGAGTACGACATCGCATGA
- a CDS encoding DUF3052 domain-containing protein, translated as MSPSSTGYSGTPLAKKLGIVEGSRVVTLHAPDGYTRWLSPIPSDVVFEGKVTPLTDIVHVFSTGKAELKVTLETLRNAIKPSGTVWVSWPKKTSKLPTDITDNTIREVALPLGFVDIKVCAVSDVWSGLKLVIRKEQR; from the coding sequence ATGAGTCCATCATCCACGGGTTATTCGGGAACGCCTCTTGCGAAGAAGCTCGGCATCGTGGAGGGCAGTCGCGTCGTTACCCTGCACGCGCCCGACGGCTACACTCGCTGGCTCTCACCCATTCCATCGGATGTCGTGTTCGAAGGGAAAGTCACACCGCTGACCGATATCGTGCATGTTTTCAGCACCGGGAAAGCAGAACTGAAGGTGACGCTGGAAACCTTGCGAAACGCCATCAAGCCTTCCGGAACGGTGTGGGTATCCTGGCCCAAGAAAACATCGAAGCTGCCCACGGATATCACCGACAACACGATCCGCGAGGTGGCGCTTCCGCTCGGCTTCGTCGATATCAAAGTCTGCGCGGTAAGCGACGTGTGGTCAGGACTGAAGCTCGTCATTCGCAAGGAACAGCGATAA
- a CDS encoding fatty acid desaturase, which produces MLDAVLTFLSQGLTNASWVTMLVYTLVMTQITIFTVTLYLHRCQTHRGVDLHPLIANFFRFWGWLTTGMVTKEWVAIHRKHHAKVETEEDPHSPQIYGIKKVFLDGVSLYRDASENKEDMEKYGRGTPDDWIERKLFSAHPYWGPTLMAVIDLSLFGVIGGLIWAVQMIWIPFWAAGFVNGIGHWWGYRNFESADTARNLIPWGFWIGGEELHNNHHAFPSSAKFALRKWEFDIGWAAICMLRAVGLAKVLRVAPALDIRPNVHLPDAETLKAVLTHRFQAMTDYYRQVIVPTLRDEAQHAGENIKSVPRRMRLALADGGRWLDNEGRDRMQAVLAKRPTLQTVCDFRTRLSALMEQRGADQALNGLQQWIHEAEQSGIQALQNFAQRLKGYGVTSAA; this is translated from the coding sequence ATGCTTGATGCAGTGCTGACTTTCCTGTCCCAGGGACTGACCAACGCCAGCTGGGTCACCATGCTGGTCTATACGTTGGTGATGACGCAGATCACCATCTTTACGGTGACGCTGTACCTCCACCGTTGCCAGACCCATCGTGGCGTCGATCTGCATCCGCTGATCGCGAACTTCTTCCGTTTCTGGGGCTGGCTCACCACCGGCATGGTCACCAAGGAGTGGGTGGCGATCCATCGCAAGCACCACGCCAAGGTCGAGACCGAAGAAGATCCGCATAGCCCGCAGATCTACGGCATCAAGAAGGTGTTCCTCGATGGCGTTTCCTTGTATCGCGATGCAAGCGAGAACAAGGAAGACATGGAGAAGTACGGCCGCGGTACGCCGGACGACTGGATCGAGCGCAAGCTGTTCAGCGCGCACCCCTATTGGGGCCCGACCCTGATGGCGGTCATCGACCTGTCGTTGTTCGGTGTCATCGGTGGCCTGATCTGGGCCGTGCAGATGATCTGGATCCCGTTCTGGGCCGCCGGCTTCGTCAACGGTATCGGTCACTGGTGGGGCTATCGCAATTTCGAAAGCGCCGACACTGCGCGCAACCTGATCCCGTGGGGTTTCTGGATCGGCGGTGAAGAGCTGCACAACAATCATCACGCATTCCCGAGCTCGGCCAAGTTCGCGCTGCGCAAGTGGGAGTTCGATATCGGCTGGGCAGCGATCTGCATGCTGCGTGCCGTGGGCCTGGCCAAGGTGCTGCGCGTTGCGCCGGCGCTGGACATTCGCCCGAACGTACACCTGCCGGATGCCGAAACGCTCAAGGCCGTGCTGACTCATCGCTTCCAGGCCATGACCGATTATTACCGTCAAGTCATCGTGCCGACCCTGCGCGACGAAGCGCAGCATGCCGGCGAGAACATCAAGTCGGTGCCGCGCCGCATGCGCCTGGCGTTGGCCGATGGCGGTCGCTGGTTGGACAACGAAGGTCGCGACCGCATGCAGGCCGTGCTGGCCAAGCGCCCGACTCTGCAGACGGTGTGCGACTTCCGCACGCGTCTGTCGGCCCTGATGGAACAGCGCGGTGCGGACCAGGCACTCAATGGTCTGCAGCAGTGGATTCACGAAGCCGAGCAGAGTGGTATCCAGGCGCTGCAGAACTTCGCGCAGCGTTTGAAGGGTTACGGCGTTACCAGCGCAGCCTGA
- a CDS encoding ABC transporter ATP-binding protein, producing MTAPTTVLQLQDVSRHRAGRPAVQGLSLTLDSGQVLGLLGINGAGKSTTLSMIAGALSPDSGEIRLNGEDFLERPELARQVIGWLPERAPLWPELTVIEHLEAHGRLRGLASAALCQARDAVLERLDLTSLSRRLAGVLSQGQRQRLGLACALLHKPGLLVLDEPANALDPVQVSMLRTLIREVADQGAAVILSTHLLAEVTAVCDRVAILHEGTLRYDAAIAGAGHEALEQTFFDIALRGGTGKQAA from the coding sequence ATGACCGCGCCTACTACCGTTTTACAGCTACAAGATGTCAGCCGCCACCGCGCCGGCCGCCCCGCCGTGCAGGGTCTCAGCCTGACCCTGGACTCGGGACAGGTACTGGGTTTGCTGGGCATCAACGGGGCCGGTAAATCCACCACCTTGTCGATGATCGCCGGCGCCCTGAGCCCGGACAGCGGGGAGATCAGGCTGAACGGCGAAGACTTCCTGGAACGGCCTGAGCTGGCGCGCCAGGTCATAGGCTGGTTGCCCGAACGTGCCCCGTTGTGGCCGGAATTAACGGTCATCGAACATCTCGAGGCTCATGGAAGGCTGCGCGGCCTGGCATCTGCGGCGTTATGTCAGGCGCGCGACGCCGTGCTGGAGCGACTGGATCTGACCTCGCTGAGCCGACGCCTGGCCGGCGTGTTGTCGCAAGGCCAGCGCCAGCGGCTGGGCCTGGCCTGCGCACTGCTGCACAAGCCCGGACTGCTCGTGCTTGACGAGCCGGCCAATGCGCTCGATCCGGTGCAGGTGTCCATGCTGCGCACGCTGATTCGCGAAGTCGCCGACCAGGGCGCCGCCGTTATCCTCTCCACCCATCTGCTTGCCGAAGTCACCGCCGTCTGCGATCGCGTGGCGATTCTGCACGAGGGCACGTTGCGCTACGACGCGGCGATCGCGGGCGCCGGCCACGAAGCGCTGGAACAGACCTTTTTTGATATCGCCCTGCGTGGCGGCACAGGGAAACAGGCTGCATGA
- a CDS encoding ABC transporter permease, which produces MSVLAVTRLELRRLFVRPLAWVLAALTLAELAWRFVLLLGAFLANQIKLGATPSGPGYTDLVAVPILSSFLTAGVIPFGLIEMALVIVPVLTMASIAGERTQGTLPLLFGTGLPASRIVLGKYLALLLWLVLWLLLAIAMPLSIAHGVHLDTGKFAAATLGTALALATLAAIGVACSAFSSHPAIAAVASLMIGLALIGVNSGAQMAGIDNGAINWLALSTHLETLLRGLVSTSDVLWFVLVIVFALALATRRLAADKERG; this is translated from the coding sequence ATGAGTGTTTTGGCTGTGACGCGGCTGGAGTTGCGCCGCCTGTTCGTGCGCCCGCTCGCCTGGGTATTGGCCGCGCTGACGCTGGCCGAGCTGGCCTGGCGTTTCGTGCTGCTGCTGGGGGCGTTTCTCGCCAACCAGATCAAACTTGGCGCCACGCCAAGCGGTCCCGGCTATACCGATCTGGTCGCGGTGCCGATATTGAGCAGCTTTTTGACCGCCGGCGTGATCCCCTTCGGCCTGATCGAAATGGCGCTGGTCATCGTGCCGGTGTTGACCATGGCCAGCATCGCCGGCGAACGCACGCAGGGAACCCTGCCGCTGTTGTTCGGCACCGGTTTGCCAGCCTCACGGATCGTATTGGGTAAATATCTCGCGCTGCTGCTGTGGCTGGTGCTGTGGCTGCTGCTGGCCATCGCGATGCCGCTCAGCATCGCCCATGGCGTGCATCTGGATACGGGCAAGTTCGCGGCGGCGACGCTCGGTACCGCGCTCGCCCTGGCCACCCTGGCGGCCATCGGCGTTGCCTGTTCGGCCTTTTCCTCGCATCCGGCGATCGCAGCGGTGGCCAGCCTGATGATCGGCCTGGCGCTTATCGGCGTGAATTCCGGTGCGCAGATGGCCGGGATCGATAACGGGGCCATCAACTGGCTCGCACTCAGCACCCATCTGGAGACCCTGCTGCGCGGCCTGGTATCGACCAGCGACGTGCTGTGGTTCGTGCTGGTCATCGTATTCGCGCTGGCGCTGGCGACGCGCCGCCTTGCGGCAGACAAGGAGCGCGGCTGA
- a CDS encoding GldG family protein: MKRRLSQRLDGWLFALALLLGVAALGYLSTRYDHSFDWTYGGRASLPPESRAVLATLKGPVEIVSYANPQGDLRQTIAGFIQRFQRVKPDINLHFVDPQQDPAAMREQGITVDGALILHYQDREQRLDELDERSLTNALERLARGGERIVAFVTGDGERRADGKGNADLGTFIAQLEGRGMRAVPLNFAQVTGVPEHTNLVVLASPSLALPPAEIKALVDYVNNGGNLLWLTEPSNDDLGLSPLAEALGVRVLPGVLVDGQGVALGLKDPRILALGDYPAQAITRGFMLSTVFPQVSALAKVSNANWGIAPFLRSGAQSWTEFKPIDNAHDSTIRYDADAGELKGPLDFGFALSRISPSPDKAEQRAVVIGDGDFLSNSFLGNGGNRALGERVFDWLLGDDALVNLPPRGAPDRLLQLSQAQLNAVSMGFLLGLPLALLLAGTWIAWRRRRA, encoded by the coding sequence ATGAAGCGTCGACTTTCGCAACGACTCGACGGCTGGTTGTTCGCGCTCGCCCTACTGCTGGGCGTCGCCGCGCTGGGCTATCTGAGCACACGCTACGACCACAGTTTCGACTGGACCTACGGCGGGCGGGCCAGCCTTCCGCCGGAAAGCCGCGCGGTGCTGGCGACGCTCAAAGGTCCGGTGGAGATCGTCAGCTACGCCAATCCCCAAGGCGATCTTCGGCAGACCATTGCCGGCTTTATTCAGCGCTTCCAGCGCGTCAAGCCGGACATCAACCTGCACTTCGTCGACCCGCAGCAAGACCCGGCGGCAATGCGCGAGCAAGGCATTACGGTCGACGGTGCCCTGATCCTGCACTACCAGGATCGCGAGCAACGCCTGGACGAACTGGACGAGCGCAGCCTTACCAATGCACTGGAGCGACTCGCGCGCGGCGGCGAGCGTATCGTCGCTTTCGTCACCGGCGATGGCGAACGTCGTGCCGACGGCAAAGGCAATGCCGACCTGGGCACCTTCATCGCGCAGCTTGAAGGGCGCGGCATGCGTGCGGTGCCGTTGAATTTCGCGCAGGTCACCGGCGTGCCCGAGCACACCAACCTGGTCGTACTCGCCAGCCCCTCACTGGCCTTGCCACCCGCCGAGATCAAGGCGCTGGTCGACTACGTCAATAACGGCGGCAACCTGCTGTGGCTGACCGAACCGTCGAACGACGATCTCGGGCTCTCGCCACTGGCAGAAGCGCTGGGCGTCCGCGTCCTGCCTGGCGTACTGGTCGACGGCCAGGGTGTCGCGCTGGGCTTGAAAGATCCACGCATCCTTGCCTTGGGCGACTACCCTGCACAGGCCATCACGCGCGGCTTCATGCTGTCGACGGTATTCCCGCAGGTTTCCGCGCTGGCGAAGGTATCGAACGCGAATTGGGGCATTGCACCCTTCCTGCGCTCAGGCGCGCAGAGCTGGACCGAGTTCAAGCCGATCGACAACGCACACGACTCGACCATTCGCTACGACGCCGACGCAGGCGAACTCAAGGGCCCGCTGGACTTCGGTTTTGCCTTGAGCCGTATTTCGCCCAGCCCCGACAAAGCCGAACAGCGCGCCGTAGTCATCGGCGATGGCGACTTCCTTTCCAACAGCTTCCTCGGCAACGGCGGCAATCGTGCCTTGGGCGAACGCGTCTTCGACTGGTTGCTGGGCGACGACGCACTGGTCAACCTGCCGCCGCGTGGAGCGCCAGACCGCCTGCTGCAATTGTCGCAAGCGCAACTCAACGCGGTGAGCATGGGCTTTCTGCTCGGGCTACCGCTGGCCTTGCTGCTGGCGGGCACGTGGATCGCCTGGCGCAGGCGTCGCGCATGA
- the gndA gene encoding NADP-dependent phosphogluconate dehydrogenase — protein MSKQPIGVVGMAVMGSNLALNIESRGHTVSIWNRSRELTDEVIAKHPGKKLVPTYTLEEFVDSLEKPRRILLMVKAGQPTDDTIEKLKPLLDKGDVLIDGGNTFFQDTIRRNQDLAKSGLHFIGTGVSGGEEGALHGPSIMPGGAREAYDLVAPILTEIAAKAPGDGEPCVAYMGPDGAGHYVKMVHNGIEYGDMQLISESYAVLKNVLGLSNDELGKVYAEWNTGELDSYLIEITADIFKKKDPKTGKDLLDIVLDRAAQKGTGKWTSQNALDLGVPLPLITESVFARLLSSLKEQRVEASKQLAGPNNTFKGDCTAFIESVRRALYLSKIVSYAQGFAQLRAASEEYKWDLPYGNIAKIFRAGCIIRARFLQKITDAYDHNPKIVNLLLDPYFKKIAGDYQQALRDVVSAAVQAGVAVPGFSSAIAYYDSYRTERLPANLIQAQRDYFGAHTFERIDEPGSFHESWAPGA, from the coding sequence ATGAGCAAGCAACCGATCGGCGTGGTCGGCATGGCGGTCATGGGCAGCAATCTTGCGCTCAATATCGAAAGTCGCGGCCACACGGTATCGATCTGGAATCGGTCCAGGGAACTGACCGACGAGGTGATCGCCAAGCACCCGGGCAAGAAGCTTGTCCCGACCTATACGCTGGAAGAATTCGTCGACTCGCTGGAAAAGCCGCGGCGCATCCTGCTGATGGTCAAGGCCGGCCAGCCGACCGACGACACCATCGAGAAACTCAAGCCGCTGCTGGACAAAGGCGACGTGCTGATCGACGGCGGCAACACGTTCTTTCAGGACACCATCCGTCGTAACCAGGATCTGGCCAAGTCCGGCCTGCACTTCATCGGCACCGGCGTGTCCGGCGGCGAGGAAGGTGCGCTGCATGGTCCGTCGATCATGCCCGGCGGCGCACGCGAGGCCTATGACCTGGTCGCGCCGATTCTCACCGAGATTGCCGCCAAGGCACCCGGCGATGGCGAGCCCTGCGTGGCCTATATGGGCCCCGATGGCGCCGGCCATTACGTGAAGATGGTGCACAACGGCATCGAATACGGCGACATGCAGCTGATCTCGGAAAGCTACGCCGTGCTCAAGAACGTGCTCGGTCTTTCCAACGACGAGCTGGGCAAGGTATACGCCGAATGGAACACAGGCGAACTCGATAGCTATCTGATCGAAATCACCGCCGACATCTTCAAGAAGAAAGATCCGAAGACCGGCAAGGACCTGCTCGACATCGTGCTCGACCGCGCCGCACAGAAAGGCACCGGCAAGTGGACCAGCCAGAATGCGCTGGACCTCGGCGTGCCGCTGCCGCTGATTACCGAATCGGTGTTTGCGCGCTTGTTGTCTTCGCTCAAGGAACAGCGCGTGGAAGCCAGCAAGCAGCTTGCCGGCCCGAACAACACGTTCAAGGGCGATTGTACGGCCTTTATCGAATCGGTGCGCCGTGCGCTATACCTGAGCAAGATCGTCTCGTACGCCCAGGGCTTTGCCCAGTTGCGCGCCGCGTCCGAGGAGTACAAGTGGGACCTGCCGTACGGCAACATCGCCAAGATTTTCCGCGCGGGCTGCATCATCCGTGCACGTTTCCTGCAAAAGATTACCGACGCTTACGACCACAATCCCAAGATCGTCAATCTGTTGCTCGACCCGTACTTCAAGAAGATCGCCGGCGATTATCAGCAGGCCTTGCGTGATGTGGTATCGGCGGCGGTGCAGGCGGGTGTGGCGGTGCCGGGTTTCTCATCGGCCATTGCATATTACGACAGCTATCGCACGGAGCGCCTGCCGGCCAACCTGATTCAGGCCCAGCGCGATTACTTCGGTGCGCATACGTTTGAGCGTATCGATGAGCCGGGTAGCTTCCACGAGAGTTGGGCGCCCGGGGCTTAA
- the mutM gene encoding bifunctional DNA-formamidopyrimidine glycosylase/DNA-(apurinic or apyrimidinic site) lyase → MPELPEVETTRRGIAPHLIGRRITAVTLRRTDLRWPIPKEITELLPGQRIDAVERRAKYLLLHTQAGSALLHLGMSGMLRVLPPDAPLGKHDHVDIVVEAKATQGERVLRFTDPRRFGCLLWQPPESTHELLADLGPEPLTDDFDGDLLWRMSRGRKAAVKLFLMDNAIVVGVGNIYASEALFAAGIDPRRAAGSVSRERYARLAAEVKRILAWAIERGGTTLRDFLNPDGAPGYFFRELNVYGREGEPCRTCSTPIRQTVLGQRSTFWCPRCQR, encoded by the coding sequence GTGCCCGAACTCCCCGAAGTCGAAACCACGCGCCGCGGCATCGCCCCGCACTTGATCGGCCGACGCATCACGGCGGTGACGTTGCGCCGTACCGATCTGCGCTGGCCGATTCCAAAGGAAATCACCGAGCTTTTGCCAGGCCAACGCATCGACGCGGTCGAACGTCGCGCGAAATACCTGCTACTACATACGCAGGCCGGCAGCGCGCTGTTGCACCTGGGCATGTCCGGCATGCTGCGCGTGCTGCCGCCCGATGCACCGTTGGGCAAGCACGACCACGTCGACATCGTCGTCGAGGCCAAGGCAACTCAAGGCGAGCGCGTCCTGCGCTTCACCGATCCGCGCCGCTTCGGCTGCCTGTTATGGCAGCCGCCGGAAAGCACGCATGAGCTATTGGCCGACCTCGGCCCTGAACCGTTAACCGACGATTTTGACGGCGATCTGCTGTGGCGCATGTCACGCGGCCGCAAAGCGGCGGTGAAGTTGTTCCTGATGGATAACGCCATCGTGGTTGGCGTCGGAAACATCTATGCCAGCGAAGCCTTGTTCGCGGCAGGCATCGACCCCCGCCGCGCCGCCGGCTCGGTATCGCGCGAACGCTACGCGCGCTTGGCGGCTGAGGTGAAACGCATCCTCGCGTGGGCCATTGAACGTGGCGGCACCACGCTTCGCGATTTTCTCAATCCTGACGGCGCACCCGGCTATTTCTTTCGCGAGTTGAACGTCTATGGCCGCGAAGGCGAGCCGTGCCGCACGTGCAGTACGCCGATTCGCCAGACCGTGCTTGGACAACGCTCCACTTTCTGGTGTCCACGCTGCCAGCGTTGA